In Candidatus Zixiibacteriota bacterium, a single genomic region encodes these proteins:
- a CDS encoding GNAT family N-acetyltransferase produces MIKIREYKPEDEPGWLKCRLLSFFDSAYHDDVQLRKASYDNPLIDLVAVDGGRIAGLIEIECEFVPCDICREGEFPAGMIWNLAVRPEYRRQKLATKLLDEAAWRAREKKIKRFEAYTRDDDFVLAWYKRNGFRKVMSYLHVYMDFDEQSEVLKSSIADLKPVHVLAHYTGDDTEMIRKRFKRVHDCNLLELKL; encoded by the coding sequence ATGATTAAAATACGTGAATACAAACCTGAAGATGAACCCGGCTGGCTGAAATGCAGACTGCTGTCTTTTTTTGATTCGGCGTACCACGATGATGTCCAGTTGAGAAAAGCCTCGTACGACAATCCGCTGATCGATTTGGTGGCGGTTGATGGGGGAAGGATAGCCGGGCTGATTGAAATCGAATGTGAGTTCGTGCCATGCGATATCTGCCGTGAGGGCGAGTTTCCGGCGGGGATGATCTGGAATCTTGCGGTCAGGCCTGAATATCGCAGACAGAAGCTGGCTACGAAACTGCTCGATGAGGCGGCTTGGCGGGCTCGTGAAAAGAAGATCAAGAGGTTCGAAGCGTACACCCGTGACGATGACTTCGTTTTGGCCTGGTACAAACGCAATGGCTTCAGAAAAGTCATGTCGTATCTGCATGTCTACATGGATTTCGATGAGCAGTCTGAAGTGCTCAAGAGTTCAATCGCAGACCTGAAACCGGTACATGTGCTGGCGCATTACACCGGCGACGATACGGAAATGATCCGTAAGAGATTCAAGCGTGTGCACGACTGCAACCTGTTAGAATTGAAGTTGTAG